The following proteins are encoded in a genomic region of Pseudomonas saponiphila:
- a CDS encoding site-specific integrase: protein MSELDRYLQAATRDNTRRSYRAAIEHFEVQWGGFLPATADSVARYLVAYAGELSINTLKLRLSALAQWHNSQGFADPTKAPVVRQVFKGIRAVHPVREKQAEPLQLQHLERVIAWLDGEAAAARGDERQADLLRALRDRALILLGFWRGFRSDELCRLQIEHVQASAGSGISLYVPRSKSDRDNLGRTFHTPALQRLCPVQAYIEWINAAALVRGPVFRGIDRWGHLSEQGLHANSVIPLLRQALERAGIAAEHYTSHSLRRGFATWAHRSGWDLKSLMSYVGWKDMKSAMRYLEVNPFMGMARIDEKPVRQ from the coding sequence ATGAGTGAGCTGGATCGTTACCTGCAAGCCGCCACCCGCGATAACACCCGCCGCAGTTATCGGGCGGCCATCGAGCATTTCGAGGTGCAGTGGGGCGGATTCCTGCCGGCCACCGCGGACAGCGTGGCTCGCTACCTGGTGGCCTACGCCGGTGAGCTGTCGATCAATACCTTGAAGTTGCGCCTCTCGGCACTGGCCCAATGGCACAACAGCCAGGGCTTTGCCGACCCGACCAAGGCGCCGGTGGTGCGTCAGGTGTTCAAGGGGATTCGCGCGGTGCACCCGGTTCGCGAAAAACAGGCCGAGCCATTGCAATTGCAGCATCTGGAGCGAGTGATTGCCTGGCTCGATGGCGAGGCAGCGGCGGCCCGGGGCGACGAACGTCAGGCCGACCTGTTGCGGGCGCTGCGCGATCGGGCGTTGATCCTGCTGGGTTTCTGGCGAGGCTTTCGCAGTGATGAGCTGTGTCGCCTGCAGATCGAGCATGTGCAGGCCAGCGCCGGATCCGGCATCAGCCTGTATGTGCCGCGCAGCAAGAGCGACCGCGACAACCTGGGTCGGACCTTTCACACGCCGGCCTTGCAACGCCTGTGTCCGGTGCAGGCCTACATCGAATGGATCAATGCCGCGGCCCTGGTGCGCGGACCGGTGTTTCGCGGGATCGATCGCTGGGGCCACCTGAGTGAGCAGGGCTTGCATGCCAACAGCGTGATTCCCCTGTTGCGCCAGGCCCTGGAACGCGCCGGTATCGCCGCCGAACACTACACCAGCCATTCCCTGCGCCGGGGCTTTGCCACCTGGGCGCATCGCAGCGGATGGGATCTGAAGTCGCTGATGAGCTATGTCGGCTGGAAGGACATGAAGTCCGCCATGCGTTACCTGGAGGTCAATCCGTTCATGGGCATGGCACGGATCGACGAGAAACCTGTGCGCCAGTGA